The following DNA comes from Sander lucioperca isolate FBNREF2018 chromosome 2, SLUC_FBN_1.2, whole genome shotgun sequence.
TCTTTTGGCACAAGGTGGGTCTGAATGAGGCTGAACGTGATCGGGTAGATGTTCGAAATGGACACTTCTGTGTCGGCAGATATGACTGTTGTTGCCCATTTCAGCGTTGCCAGCACAGGTGTGAAATTCTCAATTATTTGCCAGCAATCATCTTCAATCTCAAGGATCTGAGCTTCCTGCCTGTTGGTGGTTGTGCGATCAGAGAGCACAGCTTTAATTGCCCACCGTTGCTCAAGTAACCTTTCAAACATATCGCAGATGGTGTCCCATCTAGCTTTGCTCGACTGGATAAGCTTGTGCTGTGGCAGGCACATCTGAACTTGCTTCTGCGCCAAGGCCTCACTTGCCAGCAAGTTGTGATTGAAGTGCTTGACTAGTTTCCCAGCAGCAACAATGATGCGGACTAGATCCTCACTCAGCCCATCACTGACTGCTAGCTGCAATGTAGTGGCAAAGCAAGTGGCATAGTCCCAGGTGACACGGGCACATGCATGGGCGGACATGATGCCCTGCGTGTTGTTATGAACACATGCAATCACTTTCCCACCAATAGCCCAGGTTTGCACAGTTTTAAGGAGCCTGTCTGTGACACTGCCTGCAGTAGTGTGACTGTCTGATGGTAGCTTGTGTGTCTGCAGCACAGCTGACCTCCCCTGCCACTCTTCTGTTATGAATGAACAGAAAACTGTAATGTACCTCTGAAATGGGAGGGCTGTCCAGAAGTCAGCAGTGAGAGCCACTTTCTCCACTCTACCCAGCTGTGCTACAAGCTCCTCTACCTTCTCGTGGAAATGGCCTTCAATGAGGCGTGTGATCTCGCCAACAGATGGCATTTTATAATTTTGCACAGTGTATGCAAGAAGCTCACGAAAACCATCACCACTAATCACGCTAATGGGAAGCATGTCCTTCTCTATCATTCTGGAGATGAGATCAGTCACCTCTGCGTGTGCTGCAAGTGACACACCATCATTGGGCATAGTGTCTTGGTGCTTGTTTTTGATGTGGTACATCATGCTGGTGGTGCTGCTCCTGTATTTCAGCTTTGTGTCGCACATCGTGCAGTGAACCTCGTCGTCCACTTTAATGAAAATGTCCCACACCGAGCTCCTCTTCAGGCGCTTCCTCTCTCCGTATTCACGCTCAGGGAGGCTGGTAGTCATGTTCATGTTGGGTGACATGATGGCAACCTGCATGATGTCCGAATTAGCGCTACTCTCCTCCTCAGCGCACTGAACGGTAACGTTACAAATCACCGGTTTCTCGTCTTCGTCTGACGTTAGCGGTGCCGTGGACGGATGGTGCCTGCTCATGTGGTTAATCATGGAGCTAGTGGCGCCGCCGCAGTACTTCAATGTAGCGTCACATTTCATGCAGCGGACGAAGTTGTTGTTCACTTGTTCAAAGCAGTCCCACACAGAGCTCCGTCTCCTCCCCATACGCTTCATTTTGTCGTGCAGCTGGCTAATGTCTGgaaatggtttttttttacaaagctaacgttaactgttagctaatgttagcgccGACTGTCGTCGCAAAAAGAAATAAGCCAATTTGAGACCAGTTTTACCTACAGAAAATTACAGTGAGGTGAATgtatgcatacatttttttttcaagcctCGTTTAAAAAGGGAGTCTaatctatatatttataaatatattatccACCAGGCATGCAGATATCCCCGAATCCTCCGTGAGATATGTGGGGGCGATGGTGGATGACgtcatcaaaacaggaagtgaggtAAATTCCAAAATAAAGTCGGTGAGACTCattgaaaataaatataaaatagcgGGGTTTTTTAAGTAATGAATATTCTTGTATGGAGACCCTGCACTGTCTTTGTTATGAATTGTTGTAATgtttgttatgttatgtttataTTATTGCTTGGTATTTAAACCAAAAATGGTGAAGACCACCAGAAATGGGTGTCAGTGTTGCCGTTTCAtcacaaaataaatgtagtcTATAATAATGTGTATGTACAGCATGTGTTTGACATGTATTGTGCTCTTCAGCTGCCTAGCactggagaggaggagagtttACTGGTGGTTCAGTCCTACGATGACCTGAGTAGGAAACTATGGAGGTTGGAAGGTCTGCCTCTGTCCATCACAGCGGTGCAAGGAGCCCACCCTGCACTCAGATATACACAGGTAAAGCCTCTTGTTCTTAACAGGGAACTGCTCTCATTTTCATCTCCACTTCAATGAGCTTTTGTTGAGTCATTGATAGCTGTACTCGTTGTAAATTGTGAATGATTTCATGACCGTTCTTATATTTCAACTTTGCCTTGCAGGTCTTTCCCCCTCTGCCACTGAAGCTGGACTATTCCTTCTTTGACAGAGAAAAGACTTCCAGATCATTGGTGCCGAAGGAAGGCAAACCCTGCCCTGCATATATCACCCCTATCACAGGTTAGTGTTCTAATTTACAGGCACGTACTTAAGAAGTTGTTAACTCTTGTTTAATCTGTTGCAAACTACTGCTAGACTTCATCAAAGTTTGACTGAAACATAACTTTCCTTGATTTCTGTGATGTTCCTGGTGATTTCAAAATGGTAAATGACATGAGTTACAACCCATGTATTCAAAGTAGGAAAATCTTAGCCACAGACATTAAGCAATACAAACACATATACCAATGTATTGGCAACCCTGCTCTTGCAGTGATCTGTCACATGGAGGGGAGCGGAAAGTGGCCTCATGACCGCCTCGCCATCCGACACATCCGAACTGCCTTCCACATCCGTCTGGGAGAGTTACTCAAGAAGCACCATAATTATACGTGCAGGCCCTGTCCCACACACCTAGATGTCTGGAAGGTATATTTTTGAATTTGTGTATAAGTCACACTTTTGTCTGAGACCTTGACTGTGGTTTTTCTTTGAAATctcataatacatttttattaaagttTGTGGTATGGCCAGgcaagttgtgttgttgttggtttttaTCGCAGTTCACAGTATTCCGTTTATTCATGCAGTTTCATTTCCATTTGTTTATACATCCAGGATGGCTTGGTGTTCCGCATCCATGTGGCATACCATCGTGAGCCTCAGGTGCTAAGGGAGAGTGTGAATGCCGAGGGCCTGCTGGTTGTAAGGGACAACGAGGAGGCTCAGGCTCTGGAGATGGCCACCATTCACAAGCCTCTACTTACCAGCACATTGCAtgggtaaaataaaaacagtaacacaaagcagtgtttgtgtgggaAAGTAGGGTCGTAGGGTTCCTACTGGTTCCCTCAGTCTGTTCAACCCTACACattgctgtgagaaacattaaAGAGTTATTTCTGGTtatatgttttcattttcttcaACCTTTGTCCTACTTTTCGTCCTTTCTGTCACCACATTTTGGTCTCTTtcctgtttcttgtttttttttttttttttgccctgcATGCGccattttctcacttttttgccCCATCTTATacatttcactctgttgttgaTAGGCTCCAGCAGCAGCACCCATGTTTTGGGGCGGTGTGTCGCCTCGCCAAACGCTGGCTGGGGGCTCAGCTCTTCGGTGATGACATCACAGAGGACACAGCAGACCTGCTGGTGGCGTCGCTTTTCCTGCAGCCTGCACCCTTTACTCCACCAGGGTAGCTACCGCTTTTTTTGTTTGGTCCACCACACAGTctttcacaattttttttgtcacttcccTTTGTTCGTTCAGTAGGTCATAGGAATGAATTTCTGTCTTCTTCAGTTCTCCTCAGGTCGGCTTCCTTCGTTTCCTTCATCTGCTCTCCTCCTTTGACTGGAGGAACAACCCGCTGGTTGTCAACCTCAACAACCAGCTCGCAGGCAagcactctctctgtctcacacacacacacacacacacacacacacacacacacctttttacTCTGTGTCACACAAACAAATCCCCCTATGACCTTTTTTCTATATACACACTACTTAACATCCTGCTCATAAGCCTTGCTGTTTCAACGTCAACCTTGATTGTTGTTCACCTCTCTGTCACATGCAGCCACCGACTACACGGAGATCAAGAATGACTTCACTGCCACCAGGGAGTCTCTGCCTGTCTTGTTTATAGCTACAcccaaagacaaaaaacaatccATTTGGACCAAGCGAGCACCTAGTGTACAGGTCAGTGGACACAAATAAAAGTACGCAACTCCCACAACAGCACATTTAATAGATTGGCACTCAATGCTGAATTTGAAAGTGATTAAATATTACAATTGGCCAGTAAGaggacaaaaagacaaaaatggaaTCAGATAGATAATACCATCAGATAGATCACAGGCTTATAAgttatttttactgtttttttgttttgttagacTTGTAACACAGAGAGAATCACAAACAACGGTGTAGAAAAGAGTTGCATGTTCTCGGCAGAGAGCAGTCACATAGTTTCCcgatcctggagccttttcttaGTGCACACTGGTCTCCTGGATCACACTGACAAGATATGACACCAAATTAAAGTAAGATATTGATCCATGGACAGATAATAAGTGTATTGCACTGAACATATTGACCAGATTGATTTCAGGAGTTGAGATCATTCCAGATGGACTGTGTTGTTGCATTACATACCACAGGCAGGTAGCCGTGCTTTTTTCTTAGAGCTGGAAATTGATTGTTCTGAAGTCTTTGCAAAATTCCATGTAAATCATAGATCTGGAAGTGCAGAAATGTTGGGTTTCACTTTTAATACATATCAGAATACCACTAGAATATCAGATAATGAACAACATTCTGAAGAATTTTTTATAAGCACTGCTTGCGTAGCTCACCAGTTGCTTTTCATTGCTGTCCTCTGTcgtagtgaaataagttaagtATTTAGCTTTGTATTCCTCTGCTTGAATGTGACCGTGGCTGTAAAAGAGTCCGGTGGCACACAGTAATGTACGGAAAAGGTAAACACACCAGCTCCCCATAGTGCGTAGCTGACCCAGATACGCTTCCTGTGGTATCCCACCTCACTCCCCCCTACAAGCCCAGCATTAACACTGAGCCTCTCCCAGCAGCCTCCTTTATAACGTCTGTGGAGAACAGGAACTTTGTGCTCTGTGACATCCTGGCAGAGACGTCACTGTTGCCTCATCGCAATGTTTAGGATGATTTCCATTTTACCTTGTCTGGATGCCTGGGTTGCATAGATCAGTTTCTTGTTGAATTCACATGCCCACCAAAACTCTCAAAACAAATAACTGAGGTGAGTGAATGATCCTGGCTCAGTGTGTTGTTTGGAGTTGTCTCAATGCCTCTGAATGACCACTAGAGAGCAAAGTGGGATGGAGTGAATCCGTTCATAGAATACTTTTGATGTTATAACGTTTCTCTCAGAACACACAAGATGCTTTCTAtcaacaaaatacatacatgacaatgtataataAGATTTGCACATATCATGATTTTATACTGAACCAGAAAGATATTTCAAGTTAGTTTGAATGAAAGTACATTGTATATTTCCCTAGTGAATGAATGGGGTTATAATCTGGTTACAAAGTGTACTTGTAGGGAAGATGAGGTCAAAACGCTGAAATAAATGGGTTTGAGGAGAGCAGTAGGGAGAAAGTCACTAACTCTAAGTATCCTTAAAAGCCTAAAAGGAAAAAGTACTTAAAATTAGCAGATAATAGTACAACTGGGATGATAATGTGGTACATTAATGGGACGATAATGTGGTACGTTAATGGGACGATGATGAGGAACATTAATGGGACGATAATGTGGTACGTTAATGGGACAACCTCATGATCTTACATTCTCAAAATGAGAAGGAAACAAGGTTCAAGGCACTATTGTGCAGTTATCATGCCATGAATGCCATAGAAGAGGAGATCCCAAGTAAGAAACGCAAAGATTAATTGCATGCATTTTCTCAGTGACCCTTTGcactaatgcaaaaaaaaaaaaaacgtaaggGTGTGCTTTCATCAGACAGGTTGAAACTAAtcaattttttcattttcataataATTGTTGGATTTGTGTGTCCTGGGAAATTGGTACTTGGAAATACCAGTGCTAATTGATAGCTTTACAACCACAATGGGGATCTACAGTATACATTAATattatgacatgtcaaaatgttttcAGCTAAAACACTTCAGAATGTCCAAAGCTACCGTGTTTAACCATTTCAAGTCATATTTTGGCTGTTTGTTTTCAGATGCTGCAGCGTGTGGTGATGGTGGCTGCCGAGAGTCTTAAGTTACTGGAAAATCAGCTGATGGACAGCAACCAGATACAAGATGTCAGGGTTAGTAAAGAAGCGCTCAAAAGCTCTCATTTAGTATTATCTCCGTAAATGCTCCACTATCTGAATGAATTAGGATTTAATACATGTCAGCCTTGTGATGCACTCGTCTGTGTTTGTGCAGGTGGTCATGCGCCCTCCTCTGGATGCCTATGATGTGTTGATTCACCTGAACCCCAAGCAGGTTCCGCTGCTTGTTCAGGCAGTGGACCCCCCCACTGTCACCTTCAGCAGGGGCATCATGGCTGGCAATGTGACCCAGTCTGGAGGGGCCCTGCCCGTCATCAACTACAACCCCGTGTCCCTCTACATGGCAGAGCTCAGAGTGAGTTTTGTCTAAACTTACGGTTAAAAGGAAGGTGTGGTGTTAATAACGCATTGTTAACACTGGATGTGAGGAAAGCTGTGCAGCAGGATTTACGCATGCAAGTTGCAGCTAGTATGTGACGTCCAGCAGTTTCCTGACATTAAAAATGAATTACAAAGACGAGAAACACCCAGGCTGTACTTACATTGTTCACAATGTAGGTAGATTTCCTCGAAACAATGTCTACA
Coding sequences within:
- the LOC116056620 gene encoding zinc finger BED domain-containing protein 1-like, translating into MKRMGRRRSSVWDCFEQVNNNFVRCMKCDATLKYCGGATSSMINHMSRHHPSTAPLTSDEDEKPVICNVTVQCAEEESSANSDIMQVAIMSPNMNMTTSLPEREYGERKRLKRSSVWDIFIKVDDEVHCTMCDTKLKYRSSTTSMMYHIKNKHQDTMPNDGVSLAAHAEVTDLISRMIEKDMLPISVISGDGFRELLAYTVQNYKMPSVGEITRLIEGHFHEKVEELVAQLGRVEKVALTADFWTALPFQRYITVFCSFITEEWQGRSAVLQTHKLPSDSHTTAGSVTDRLLKTVQTWAIGGKVIACVHNNTQGIMSAHACARVTWDYATCFATTLQLAVSDGLSEDLVRIIVAAGKLVKHFNHNLLASEALAQKQVQMCLPQHKLIQSSKARWDTICDMFERLLEQRWAIKAVLSDRTTTNRQEAQILEIEDDCWQIIENFTPVLATLKWATTVISADTEVSISNIYPITFSLIQTHLVPKENDVEQVSEFKLKVQKSLRNHMEVDSNDLASKPALIASMLDPRHKHLSFLTPTGRLAAKVKLHELVSRLDVITTTVGTKDEQQEVLVTPDISQVAVPSQLRSDTKNTMMLLLGDNYSSSYATDSEAQVDYYLRDIAPSLDINPLDWWRVNGPRFPKLATLARHYLCVPGVSLPSLLSEAGQTFATMRTRLSPEHVDMMIFVNRNA